In Gossypium arboreum isolate Shixiya-1 chromosome 6, ASM2569848v2, whole genome shotgun sequence, the following are encoded in one genomic region:
- the LOC108485090 gene encoding zinc finger protein 1-like has protein sequence MASEAANASRVESSNLSNDNRSLRESEIVINLSTPTNPIITSSENQPEPEKTFSCNYCRSKFTSPQALGGHQNAHRQERALAKRLREIQTQTFTPPTYPHYPYPTLSSTPYHGSLNRSILGVRLGSMIHKPSHSWTLFGSGGYLSGHGYPRLAMRNRLPPSFNGRLSINNNGGIAISGPSTSSRVVTGSGSLASFARNSQANVAANRPATNHNDDSEIDLTLRL, from the coding sequence ATGGCTAGTGAAGCTGCCAATGCATCTAGAGTTGAATCTAGCAACCTCTCCAACGATAATCGTTCATTGCGCGAATCAGAGATTGTAATCAATCTTTCCACCCCTACGAACCCGATTATTACTTCTTCCGAAAACCAACCTGAACCCGAAAAGACTTTCTCTTGCAACTATTGCAGGTCAAAGTTCACTAGTCCTCAAGCCTTAGGGGGACACCAAAATGCCCACAGGCAAGAGCGTGCATTAGCCAAAAGGCTTCGAGAGATCCAAACACAAACTTTTACCCCTCCAACCTATCCCCATTACCCCTATCCAACCTTATCTTCAACCCCTTATCATGGATCTTTGAATAGATCAATCCTTGGGGTTAGGCTAGGATCCATGATCCATAAGCCTTCACATTCATGGACACTGTTTGGATCCGGTGGATATCTTTCCGGTCATGGATACCCTAGGCTAGCTATGAGGAACCGTCTTCCTCCAAGTTTTAATGGCAGGTTAAGCATCAACAACAATGGTGGAATTGCAATCTCAGGGCCTTCAACCTCTTCAAGAGTGGTTACCGGAAGTGGTTCACTTGCGAGCTTTGCTCGTAATTCTCAGGCAAATGTTGCAGCCAATAGGCCAGCAACTAATCACAATGATGATTCAGAAATCGATTTGACCCTTAGGCTTTAA